The region GGCCGATCCACTCGTCGCTGTCGGGCATGGCCTTGAAGCGGCGGATCGCGTCGTTGGGGAAGCGCGTGGTGATGGTGGTGTGCGCGCCGTCGCGCAGCAGCCGCAGCGCGATGTACATGCCGATCTTGGCGCGGCCGCCGGTGAGCAGCGCGCGCTTGCCGGTGAGGTCGGCGCGGGCGTCGCGGCGGGCGCGGTTCTCGGCGGCGCAGTCCTGGCAGAGCTGGTGGTAGAAGTAGTCGACCTCGACGTACCGCTTCTTGCAGATGTAGCAGGAGCGCGGACGCTGGAGTATCCCCGCGATCTCGCCGGCGTCGGTGACGGACGAGGGCAGGATGCCCTCCGTCTCGTCGTCGATGCGCTGGGCTGAGCCGGTCGCGGTGGACTCGGTGACGGCCTTGTCGTGGGCGGTCTTGGCGGCCCTGCGCTCCTGGCGGCGGCGCTGCTTGACCGTGCGGTAGACGCCCGCGGTGGCGCGGCGCACGGCGATGGCGTCCGGATGGTCGACCTCGATCTTGTCGAGCTCGTCGAGCACGCCGAGGCAGACGGCCAGCCGCTCCGGGTCGATGCCCGGCCCGTAGGAGACCGCCTCCCCGTCCACGGCGGAAGCCGTCCGGTCGTCCTCAGCCGTGTCCACGGCGAGAGCCGCCTGGCCGTCCTCTGTCACCGTCATCGCGTGTGCCGTTCCTCGGGTCTCGCGCCGCGCTCGAACCGCGCTCGCTTTCGAAGGCGGAATTTTACGGAGCAAGAGGGCAAGGCGCCAAACCCGAGATGATCACCGGTCCCCGCGGGCCGTTTCAGGGGCCGCAGGCGATGATCAGCGTCTCCACCTCCTCGGACAGCGCGCGGGCCAGCCGGTTCAGGTCCGGCACGGCCTGTGCGTCCGCGACGAGCCCGTAGTGGACCCGTCCGCGGTACGTCGACACGGCCACCGCCAGCGCCTGGCCGCGGGCCAGCGGGGCGAGCGGATAGACCTCGGTGAGCGGGCAGTCGCCGAGCTTCAGGCCGAGGCTGGGCAGCGGCACGCTGGTGACCAGGATGTCGAAGAGCAGCCGGGCCGCCTGGCCGACGACGGGACCGCCGAGGCGGTGGCCGATCGGCGGCACATGGTCGGCGAGCAGCGCGACGGCGCCCGCTCCCCGGTTGGGTCCCGCGTCCTTGTTGGCGTCCATCGCCGTACGCACCGAACGGAGCCGGCCGAGCGGGTCGGGGTCGTCGACGGGAAGCCGTATCAGGTAACCGGAGAGCCGGTTGCCCTGAGGGTGCGCGGTGCGCGGGCGGCGCCTGGAGACGGGGATCAGGGCGCGGGGCACGACTCCCTCGCTGCCGTCACCGCGTTCGTCGAGCCAGTTGCGCAGGGCGCCCGCGACGACGGCGATCAGGACGTCGTTGACGGTGCCGCCGACGCTCTTGCGGACGCGGTGCACATCGTCCAGGTCGAGGGCCACACCCGCGACCCGGCGGGTGCCGGTGGGCTGCGAGGTGAGCGCGGGCGAGGAACGGGCACCGAGGGTGGCACGGGCGACGGAGCTGCCGATGTCGAGGGCGCGGCCCAGGTCGGTGAGGGTTCCGCGGACCAGGTCGGGCAGTTTGCGGACGTCCGGGAGAAATCCGCGGGGCGGCTCAGCGGGGCGCGGGCGGGGCTCGGGCAGGTCCAGCGGGT is a window of Streptomyces mirabilis DNA encoding:
- a CDS encoding wax ester/triacylglycerol synthase family O-acyltransferase, producing MTPDLLAPLDLAFWNIESAQHPMHLGALGVFSAHSPTAGAHAAELLAVRAAGVPGLRMRIRDVWQPLAFPPNFGSAAREPAPDFEPLDHVRLHAPTADFPAAAGRLMERPLQRGRPPWEAHVLPGEDGTSFAVFFKFHHALADGLRALMLAAALMDPLDLPEPRPRPAEPPRGFLPDVRKLPDLVRGTLTDLGRALDIGSSVARATLGARSSPALTSQPTGTRRVAGVALDLDDVHRVRKSVGGTVNDVLIAVVAGALRNWLDERGDGSEGVVPRALIPVSRRRPRTAHPQGNRLSGYLIRLPVDDPDPLGRLRSVRTAMDANKDAGPNRGAGAVALLADHVPPIGHRLGGPVVGQAARLLFDILVTSVPLPSLGLKLGDCPLTEVYPLAPLARGQALAVAVSTYRGRVHYGLVADAQAVPDLNRLARALSEEVETLIIACGP